From a region of the Neobacillus niacini genome:
- a CDS encoding YesL family protein: MNNVFGRMQPIFEWITNLAALNITWLVFILPIAYLSVLLVLVENTSQVLMVLLTIVILSPFLLFPATTAMFGVVRKWFMKEEIKIVKSFWTFYKENYKRSLSGGLILSFLWLMGVVDYLYIKSDVSFVNYIVLFILAILFLYTLYFFSDTVHTESKLTQSLKNVLIITVANPIFSFGIVLICIFILYVSFTHLPFLIILFIGPFIAILGFYGYQKVFTTIINVQK, translated from the coding sequence TTGAATAATGTATTCGGGAGAATGCAGCCCATCTTTGAATGGATTACTAATTTGGCTGCATTGAACATAACATGGTTAGTATTTATTTTACCTATAGCTTATCTAAGCGTACTTTTGGTTCTTGTCGAAAATACGAGTCAGGTTCTTATGGTATTACTTACAATTGTAATCTTATCACCATTCTTGTTATTTCCTGCTACTACGGCCATGTTTGGGGTTGTTAGAAAGTGGTTCATGAAGGAAGAGATTAAAATTGTTAAATCCTTTTGGACATTTTATAAAGAAAATTATAAGCGCAGCCTCTCCGGAGGACTTATTCTGTCTTTCCTATGGTTAATGGGAGTAGTTGATTACCTATACATCAAATCAGACGTATCTTTTGTAAATTACATAGTTTTATTTATTTTGGCCATCTTGTTTCTCTATACTTTGTACTTTTTTTCAGATACTGTTCATACTGAATCAAAGCTTACACAGAGCTTAAAAAACGTACTGATCATTACGGTTGCAAATCCTATATTCTCTTTTGGAATTGTATTAATATGTATTTTTATTTTATATGTTAGTTTTACCCACCTTCCCTTTCTAATTATTCTCTTCATAGGACCTTTTATTGCCATACTTGGTTTTTATGGATATCAAAAAGTATTTACTACCATCATCAATGTGCAGAAATAA
- a CDS encoding cellulase family glycosylhydrolase, which produces MKYLSKLFLSVLLLFGLTLPNNSFAAETVERKEKPAYDIMKYANEMQPGWNLGNTFDGFDTGKVVLDETAWGNPLVTKELISKIKDQGFNSIRIPITFDTRLGEAPEYTINPEFLIRVDQAVNWALEAKLKVMINIHHDSWSWVANGIPWNHDITLAKFNAIWSQLSKHYKYYSTDLMFESLNEPQFWGSGGDVEGQQFLNELNDSFYKIVRESKGLNNIRPLVIPTLHTNFEKQENVDNLYNWIAKTNDPYIISTVHYYGFWPFSVNIGGYYTFEENSMKHITENINRVYDKFISKGIPVVIGEFGLLGFDQNTGTIQQGEKLKFFEYMINHAEEKGIIHMLWDNGQHFNRKTLEWNDPHLYNIMAASWKGRSSTADTDFIFLKHGEKMTDVTRTLNLNGNKLVSLKLGKNNLVEGKDFILEGNSLTLKASLLSQLVSNEIGKTSVLTAAFNKGADWYFTVYNYETPVIKYSTGTTSNFTIPLQYNGDLLKTMEAKYVDDGSNAGPQNWTSFKEFGYAFAPNYQDNLVTFPYGNERFFKELKDQREVELTFHFWSGETIKYFVTKDGGTVIGKSE; this is translated from the coding sequence TTGAAGTATTTGAGTAAACTATTTTTATCTGTCCTTTTACTTTTCGGTTTAACATTGCCTAACAATAGTTTTGCAGCGGAAACAGTGGAAAGAAAGGAAAAACCAGCCTATGATATTATGAAGTATGCGAATGAAATGCAGCCTGGATGGAACTTAGGAAATACTTTTGACGGATTTGATACTGGAAAAGTAGTACTGGATGAAACCGCCTGGGGCAATCCCCTCGTTACAAAAGAATTAATTTCTAAAATCAAGGATCAAGGTTTTAATAGTATTCGTATACCCATTACATTTGATACAAGATTAGGAGAAGCCCCAGAATATACGATTAATCCCGAATTTCTAATCAGAGTAGACCAGGCTGTAAATTGGGCGTTAGAGGCAAAGTTGAAGGTTATGATCAACATTCACCATGATTCATGGAGTTGGGTTGCAAATGGCATACCTTGGAATCATGATATTACATTAGCAAAATTTAATGCAATCTGGTCACAACTCTCCAAACATTATAAGTATTATTCTACTGATTTAATGTTTGAAAGTTTGAACGAACCTCAGTTCTGGGGGTCTGGCGGGGATGTTGAAGGTCAGCAATTTTTAAATGAACTTAATGATTCTTTTTATAAAATTGTTAGGGAATCTAAAGGATTAAACAACATTCGTCCACTGGTTATTCCAACACTCCATACTAATTTCGAAAAACAAGAAAATGTAGACAACCTATACAATTGGATTGCCAAAACAAATGATCCTTATATTATCTCAACGGTTCATTATTATGGCTTCTGGCCATTTAGTGTCAATATTGGTGGATATTATACCTTTGAAGAAAACTCCATGAAACATATTACTGAAAATATTAACCGCGTGTACGATAAATTTATTTCAAAAGGAATCCCTGTAGTAATTGGTGAATTTGGTCTACTTGGATTCGATCAAAATACAGGTACCATTCAACAGGGTGAAAAACTTAAATTCTTCGAATATATGATTAATCATGCGGAAGAAAAAGGAATCATCCATATGCTTTGGGATAATGGGCAGCATTTTAACAGGAAAACGTTAGAATGGAATGACCCACATTTGTATAACATAATGGCAGCCAGTTGGAAAGGAAGGTCCTCAACTGCAGATACAGATTTCATTTTCTTAAAACATGGCGAAAAAATGACCGATGTAACTAGAACGTTGAATTTAAACGGTAATAAATTGGTTTCTCTCAAGTTAGGGAAAAATAATTTAGTTGAAGGAAAAGACTTTATTCTAGAAGGTAACTCTTTAACATTAAAAGCAAGCTTGCTTTCCCAATTAGTTTCAAACGAAATAGGAAAAACATCTGTATTAACCGCAGCATTTAATAAAGGCGCTGATTGGTACTTTACTGTTTATAATTATGAAACGCCAGTTATCAAATACTCAACAGGGACAACCAGCAATTTTACTATTCCATTGCAATATAATGGAGATCTTCTCAAGACAATGGAAGCAAAATATGTAGATGATGGAAGCAATGCTGGACCACAAAACTGGACATCTTTCAAAGAATTTGGTTATGCATTTGCTCCTAATTACCAGGATAACCTCGTAACCTTTCCATATGGAAATGAGCGCTTCTTCAAGGAGCTCAAGGATCAACGTGAAGTAGAGTTAACATTCCATTTCTGGAGTGGTGAAACAATAAAATATTTTGTGACAAAAGATGGCGGTACAGTCATTGGTAAAAGTGAATAG
- a CDS encoding nucleotidyltransferase-like protein, which yields MKDILRPIYQERASQSNTLGVLMIEKSFKSSHTTDTFDVILLIIVKEGEQPLLIKHYTYNDSKAAMHIITEAQLKDWLLLGTNRKIFEWLHTAKILFDRNEYIENLKTELREFPFNGRKIKMGLEFAKLIRRYVDGKALFENKQYLDAYNYVVHSLHHLARLAVIENGLHPELTVWQQVKQIEPEIVKLYEELVNSEEPIEKRLELLFLASEFLIHSRTKVGCAHLLEVLSTKEYWSFNEIQNDNELIPYSVDLAVLIEYLIEKGLIDVVSLETKGHGIYHRCYQVSKKLL from the coding sequence ATGAAAGACATTCTTCGGCCCATTTATCAGGAACGGGCTAGTCAATCCAATACCCTTGGTGTATTGATGATAGAAAAAAGCTTTAAATCAAGCCATACTACAGACACCTTTGATGTTATCCTTTTAATTATTGTAAAAGAGGGAGAACAGCCGTTATTAATAAAGCATTATACTTATAATGACAGCAAGGCAGCGATGCATATAATTACGGAGGCCCAATTAAAGGATTGGCTTTTATTAGGCACGAACCGAAAAATATTTGAGTGGCTGCATACCGCAAAAATTTTATTTGATCGTAATGAGTATATCGAAAATCTTAAAACAGAGCTCCGTGAATTTCCGTTTAATGGACGTAAGATTAAAATGGGGTTAGAATTTGCTAAGTTAATAAGAAGGTATGTCGACGGAAAGGCTCTCTTTGAAAATAAACAATATCTTGACGCCTATAATTATGTTGTTCATTCTCTTCACCACTTAGCACGACTTGCCGTAATTGAAAATGGGCTTCATCCTGAATTAACGGTTTGGCAGCAGGTTAAACAAATAGAACCTGAAATAGTAAAATTATATGAAGAACTAGTAAACAGTGAAGAGCCAATTGAAAAAAGGCTGGAGTTATTATTTTTAGCCAGCGAGTTTTTGATACATTCTCGTACGAAAGTTGGTTGTGCTCATCTGCTAGAAGTTCTAAGTACGAAAGAATACTGGTCTTTCAATGAGATCCAGAATGATAACGAGTTGATCCCTTATTCTGTAGATTTGGCGGTCCTAATTGAGTATCTAATTGAAAAAGGGTTAATTGATGTTGTTAGTCTAGAAACAAAGGGACATGGTATTTATCATCGATGTTACCAGGTTAGTAAAAAATTATTGTAA
- a CDS encoding YgzB family protein yields the protein MMAKYSSKINKIRSFALSLIFIGFIVMYGGIYFRNSPLIMTIFMLFGLLFIIASTVVYFWIGMLSTKTIQVKCPSCGKHTKMLGKVDMCMYCREPLTLDPNLEGKEFDESYNKKSNNKKPIS from the coding sequence ATTATGGCTAAATATTCAAGTAAAATAAATAAAATCCGCAGCTTTGCATTATCTTTAATATTTATCGGCTTTATAGTTATGTATGGCGGAATATACTTTCGCAACTCACCACTTATTATGACCATTTTCATGCTTTTTGGACTGTTATTTATTATTGCAAGTACAGTCGTATACTTCTGGATCGGGATGTTATCAACTAAAACCATACAAGTAAAATGTCCAAGCTGTGGAAAACACACTAAAATGCTTGGGAAAGTGGATATGTGTATGTATTGCCGCGAACCTTTGACACTGGACCCAAATCTTGAAGGCAAAGAGTTCGATGAATCTTATAATAAAAAGTCAAATAACAAAAAGCCGATTTCTTAA
- the perR gene encoding peroxide-responsive transcriptional repressor PerR, producing MAMNQLKEALETLKETGVRITPQRHAILEYLINSMSHPTADDIYKALEGKFPNMSVATVYNNLRVFREVGLVKELTYGDASSRFDFVTSHHYHVICENCGKIVDFHYPGLDEVEQLASHVTGFKVNNHRMEIYGTCPECTSKEVH from the coding sequence ATGGCGATGAATCAGTTAAAAGAAGCTTTGGAAACCTTAAAAGAAACTGGAGTACGTATTACTCCACAACGTCATGCGATACTTGAATATTTAATAAACTCGATGTCACATCCTACAGCAGATGATATTTATAAAGCCCTCGAAGGGAAATTCCCTAATATGAGTGTGGCAACAGTTTACAATAATTTACGAGTATTTCGTGAGGTTGGTTTAGTTAAAGAATTAACCTATGGTGATGCTTCCAGCCGATTTGATTTTGTCACATCACATCATTATCATGTGATTTGTGAGAACTGCGGGAAAATCGTTGATTTCCATTATCCTGGGTTAGACGAAGTGGAGCAACTTGCTTCGCATGTCACAGGATTTAAAGTGAATAATCATCGTATGGAAATTTACGGGACTTGTCCTGAGTGTACTAGTAAAGAAGTACATTAA
- a CDS encoding cob(I)yrinic acid a,c-diamide adenosyltransferase has translation MKIYTKTGDKGTTSLIYGQRVAKNDLRVEAYGTCDETNSMIGLALSYLKDESFQKKELIENMYHKIQTNLFHVGAELATPKGKEVKWSLNVSDIAEMEEHIDKLNESLPELTNFILPGGHSAGAAFHVARTTARRAERCAVSLGEDVNPLVLAYLNRLSDLLFVTARYVNYVVGIKEQTLHQEK, from the coding sequence ATGAAGATATATACGAAAACAGGAGACAAAGGGACTACATCATTAATATATGGGCAGAGGGTCGCAAAAAATGATTTACGAGTTGAGGCATATGGGACCTGTGATGAAACAAATTCGATGATTGGACTGGCATTAAGTTATTTAAAAGATGAATCTTTTCAAAAGAAAGAATTAATTGAGAATATGTATCATAAAATACAAACAAATCTTTTTCACGTTGGTGCGGAGCTTGCCACCCCTAAAGGAAAGGAAGTCAAGTGGTCTCTCAATGTCAGTGATATTGCGGAAATGGAAGAGCATATTGACAAATTAAATGAATCCCTTCCAGAACTGACTAATTTTATTCTCCCAGGAGGACATTCCGCTGGTGCAGCCTTCCATGTTGCACGTACAACGGCTAGAAGAGCGGAAAGATGTGCAGTTTCATTGGGGGAGGATGTCAATCCTCTTGTATTAGCTTATTTAAATCGACTATCCGACCTTTTATTTGTAACAGCACGATATGTTAATTATGTTGTGGGGATAAAAGAGCAGACATTACACCAAGAAAAATAA
- a CDS encoding IS3 family transposase, whose product MQQTTRRIRRKGQPLSLEQCKTEDEIRQAIEDYIYHYNYKRFQKKLNQRAPVEYRHALVA is encoded by the coding sequence ATACAACAAACGACTAGAAGAATACGGCGTAAAGGACAGCCACTCTCGCTAGAACAGTGTAAAACAGAAGATGAGATTAGACAAGCAATCGAAGATTACATCTACCACTATAATTACAAACGTTTTCAGAAGAAACTAAACCAACGCGCGCCAGTTGAATACCGACACGCGTTAGTCGCATAG
- a CDS encoding IS3 family transposase, protein MTQQIKYEIIDELKDTHRITWLLEIAYVKPASYYKWRATQKDRAERAKQDQDIREHMMGIHLLHPEFGYPRMTTWLNENDYSINHKKVYRLMKEMEIQAIIRKKRKRHGHTPSVIQPNRLNRKFEALAPNQKMVTDITYVSDGKQFYYLSVIQDLFNNEVVAWELSRRNDLELVLNTVSQWTSKKDVAEAVVHSDQGFQYTSKLYNKRLEEYGVKDSHSR, encoded by the coding sequence ATCACTCAACAAATCAAATATGAGATCATTGATGAATTAAAAGATACCCATCGTATTACCTGGTTGTTAGAGATCGCTTATGTTAAGCCAGCTAGTTACTATAAGTGGAGGGCTACTCAGAAAGATAGAGCAGAAAGAGCCAAACAAGATCAGGATATAAGAGAACACATGATGGGGATTCATTTACTTCATCCTGAATTTGGATACCCTCGTATGACCACTTGGTTAAATGAAAACGATTATTCAATTAATCATAAAAAGGTATACCGTCTTATGAAGGAAATGGAAATTCAAGCTATCATACGCAAAAAGAGGAAACGACATGGACACACACCTTCTGTGATACAACCTAATCGTCTTAATAGAAAATTCGAGGCATTAGCTCCTAATCAAAAGATGGTTACGGATATTACATACGTTTCGGATGGTAAGCAATTTTATTATTTATCGGTCATTCAAGACTTGTTTAATAATGAAGTTGTAGCATGGGAGTTATCAAGAAGAAATGATCTTGAACTTGTCTTAAATACTGTTTCTCAATGGACAAGCAAAAAAGACGTAGCTGAAGCCGTTGTACATTCAGATCAAGGCTTTCAGTATACGTCTAAGCTATACAACAAACGACTAGAAGAATACGGCGTAAAGGACAGCCACTCTCGCTAG
- a CDS encoding transposase, whose translation MEIFIAIVIKRPVIMILSPLSRQCKKTTIVIVGGPLILGGDFSMAKKGQEFKSYTDEFKLQAVMKYINGNKSYAVLAEELGIKNCTQLKVWVRKWKDGEQFDTRVGATNPFKGRPRTIFKSVEEERNYLKAQVDYLKKQYPNLVKEERKSLNKSNMRSLMN comes from the coding sequence ATGGAAATTTTTATTGCTATAGTAATAAAAAGACCTGTAATAATGATATTATCCCCTTTAAGTAGACAGTGTAAAAAAACCACAATAGTTATTGTCGGTGGTCCACTTATACTTGGAGGGGATTTTTCAATGGCTAAAAAGGGACAAGAATTTAAGAGTTATACTGATGAATTTAAGTTACAAGCAGTTATGAAGTATATCAATGGAAATAAAAGTTATGCGGTTTTAGCTGAAGAACTTGGCATTAAAAATTGTACTCAACTTAAAGTTTGGGTTAGGAAGTGGAAAGATGGGGAACAGTTTGATACAAGAGTTGGAGCTACTAATCCATTCAAAGGTAGGCCACGAACCATATTTAAATCCGTCGAAGAAGAAAGAAATTATTTGAAAGCGCAGGTGGATTATTTAAAAAAGCAGTATCCAAATCTGGTAAAGGAGGAGAGGAAATCACTCAACAAATCAAATATGAGATCATTGATGAATTAA